A portion of the Sphaerochaeta pleomorpha str. Grapes genome contains these proteins:
- a CDS encoding FeoA family protein: MGKTMDQLAIGQSAAIGSINAPKQLKRRLMDMGFTKGVNVSVVKLAPMGDPMEVELRGYNLCLRKAEASVIELR, translated from the coding sequence ATGGGAAAGACAATGGACCAATTGGCAATAGGCCAAAGTGCTGCGATAGGCTCGATAAACGCCCCTAAACAGCTAAAAAGAAGGCTTATGGATATGGGGTTCACAAAGGGTGTCAACGTTTCCGTGGTCAAGCTGGCTCCAATGGGCGATCCCATGGAAGTCGAACTTCGAGGCTACAACCTCTGTTTGCGAAAAGCAGAAGCCAGTGTAATAGAACTGAGGTAA
- a CDS encoding ABC transporter substrate-binding protein, producing MKKTLVLLAACMIAMPLSLFAQGAKETVVDENAPVTIQYWTHEDPARTALETELIDQFTAANPNITVVRSTQASVKQIELVQTAFAANQGPDMFNLPIENQYAYITNKRVAPVDYKAAGYANMQDLLNKYMPGVLDAVTVDGEVYGLPLELTNWSIYLNKKIFRDAGLDPEKDYPKTWEEMADISEKLVIRDGDILIRRGYDFRYPYYLTFFVPMVEQLGGELLSADGKTAIVGDDAWIKALTFMQEWGPSGRNLGSPTYKNARKLFDLDNNDMAMAHSGLYQEGRIEADNPEFFKSGEWMVIPFPTFKDAVKDVASCFYGHYFMVNVDSSAAVQKASWKLAGFLLSHGEDYLTRGGNIIQPTKALFASDTLKNMPYSDVFINDMARSHMIYFGENSAEIQTLIRNAVESVMLSGVSPEKALATLKASAQEIIDEQ from the coding sequence ATGAAGAAAACGTTAGTTCTCTTGGCTGCTTGTATGATAGCCATGCCACTTTCTTTGTTCGCCCAGGGCGCCAAGGAAACCGTCGTAGATGAAAATGCTCCCGTGACCATCCAGTACTGGACTCATGAGGACCCAGCAAGAACTGCACTTGAGACTGAGTTGATCGACCAGTTCACTGCAGCTAACCCGAATATTACCGTTGTCCGTTCAACCCAGGCTTCCGTGAAGCAGATTGAATTGGTTCAGACTGCATTTGCAGCCAACCAGGGACCCGATATGTTCAACCTGCCCATCGAGAACCAGTATGCCTACATAACCAACAAGCGCGTTGCACCTGTTGACTACAAGGCTGCCGGATATGCCAACATGCAGGACTTGCTTAACAAGTATATGCCTGGTGTACTCGATGCTGTAACTGTAGACGGTGAAGTCTATGGCTTGCCCCTCGAACTGACCAACTGGAGCATCTATCTTAATAAGAAGATTTTCCGCGATGCCGGTCTCGATCCCGAAAAGGATTATCCCAAGACTTGGGAAGAAATGGCTGACATTTCCGAGAAACTCGTTATCCGTGATGGTGACATCCTCATTCGTCGTGGTTATGACTTCAGGTATCCGTACTATCTGACTTTCTTTGTTCCTATGGTAGAACAGCTTGGTGGCGAACTTCTCAGTGCCGACGGCAAGACTGCAATCGTAGGCGACGATGCCTGGATCAAAGCTCTTACCTTTATGCAGGAATGGGGCCCAAGTGGTCGCAACCTCGGCTCCCCTACCTACAAGAATGCACGTAAATTGTTCGATCTGGACAACAATGACATGGCAATGGCCCATTCCGGTCTGTATCAGGAAGGTCGTATCGAAGCTGACAATCCCGAATTCTTCAAGAGCGGCGAATGGATGGTTATTCCTTTCCCAACCTTCAAGGATGCAGTCAAAGATGTTGCTTCTTGCTTCTATGGCCACTATTTCATGGTAAATGTCGATTCATCGGCAGCAGTGCAGAAGGCCTCCTGGAAACTCGCAGGATTCTTGCTCAGCCATGGTGAAGACTACTTGACCCGTGGTGGAAACATCATTCAGCCTACCAAGGCTCTATTTGCTTCCGATACGCTCAAGAACATGCCTTACAGTGACGTATTTATCAATGACATGGCCCGTTCCCACATGATCTATTTCGGCGAGAATTCTGCAGAAATCCAGACTTTGATCCGCAATGCCGTTGAATCAGTGATGCTCAGTGGTGTCAGTCCTGAAAAGGCTCTGGCTACCCTCAAGGCTTCCGCACAGGAAATCATTGACGAGCAGTAG
- a CDS encoding amino acid ABC transporter permease, whose protein sequence is MGQLLLQMLGATLTSLKIFVLTLAFALPLGILIAKGRMSKNRLVSNLVNIYIMIMRGTPLILQLIFVYFAPYYVFGTSYDRFTAVIVGFVINYAAYFAEIYRGGIQAIPRGQYEASHVLGFSKAHTFTHIVAPQVVKRIIPAMGNEVITLVKDTALAQTIGVAELFRVAQNASARQFSTMPIFIAGVFYFLMNGIVSRLFDRLERKLNYYN, encoded by the coding sequence ATGGGACAACTGCTGTTGCAGATGCTGGGGGCAACCCTTACCAGCCTAAAAATATTCGTATTGACGTTGGCTTTTGCCCTCCCATTGGGCATTCTCATCGCCAAGGGACGGATGTCCAAGAACCGATTGGTATCAAATCTTGTCAACATCTACATCATGATTATGCGGGGAACCCCCCTGATTCTCCAGTTGATATTTGTATATTTCGCACCGTATTATGTGTTTGGAACCTCCTATGACCGGTTTACCGCGGTTATCGTAGGGTTTGTAATCAACTATGCGGCCTACTTTGCCGAAATCTACCGGGGAGGGATCCAAGCCATTCCCCGTGGTCAGTACGAGGCAAGCCATGTCCTTGGGTTTTCCAAGGCCCATACCTTTACCCATATCGTAGCACCCCAGGTAGTAAAAAGAATTATTCCCGCAATGGGCAACGAGGTAATCACCTTGGTAAAAGATACAGCCCTTGCACAGACCATTGGGGTCGCGGAGCTTTTCAGGGTTGCCCAGAACGCCTCGGCCAGGCAATTTTCGACCATGCCCATTTTCATAGCCGGGGTTTTCTATTTCCTCATGAACGGAATCGTTTCAAGACTCTTCGATCGACTCGAGAGAAAACTCAATTACTACAACTAG
- the feoB gene encoding ferrous iron transport protein B: MKTLALVGNPNCGKTTLFNQLTGTTAYVGNWPGVTVEKKEGIWNGNRVLDLPGIYSLSPYSPEEKLTRRYILDEGPDLIIDLIDATNLERSLYLTTQLAELGHPVLLVLNMGDLLEKEGITINTKTLSMMTGCHVVQISASKGEGLEAFSREVEKVLDENKLPALPLFSNSVEKYISQIVSDDFIHNIPIGRPQRWASIKLLEDDELFLSTMPPIPEETAKTLQEARIALQNHYGDDIEAIIIDQRYKVAEKISADCQTRIAQKKKFSFDTIATSKWGAIPLFIAIMAGVFYLSIGLVGGITTSWLESGFDWLGQSLHTFLHMMGVLPLLSGLLIDGIIAGVGSVLTFVPQLFVLFLLLSILEDCGYMARIAFIMDRLMRSIGLSGKSIIPMVIGTGCSVPAIMCTRTIEHQKQRELTVVVTPFIPCGAKMPVFALMITYFFPGRWYIAPLVYFVGILAVIITGLLSQALDKHKEKNAFILELPRYQIPTAKNVWLQTKERIRGFILKAGTVILLSSAIIYLLQSYSFTFQSVEADSSMLALIGKLIAPLFIPLGFGFWQASVALLTGIAAKESIVSTLSVTIGSAGLSSFFTPASALSFMVFILLSSPCIAALSAMAKELGSRKKFFFAILWQTGFAYLAALLSYGLGSLIL; the protein is encoded by the coding sequence ATGAAAACTCTTGCTCTCGTGGGCAATCCCAACTGTGGGAAGACTACCTTGTTCAATCAACTGACCGGTACAACCGCATATGTAGGCAACTGGCCTGGGGTTACCGTAGAGAAAAAGGAAGGTATCTGGAATGGCAACCGGGTACTGGACCTCCCCGGGATCTATTCGCTTTCCCCCTACTCTCCCGAGGAAAAGCTTACCCGTAGGTATATCCTCGACGAGGGTCCCGATTTAATCATAGACTTGATCGATGCTACCAATCTGGAAAGAAGCCTCTACCTGACAACCCAGCTTGCTGAGCTCGGGCACCCTGTGCTTCTGGTATTGAATATGGGGGACCTTCTGGAAAAAGAAGGCATTACCATCAACACCAAGACGCTTTCTATGATGACCGGATGCCATGTGGTGCAGATTTCCGCAAGTAAAGGGGAAGGTCTTGAGGCCTTTTCCCGGGAAGTGGAAAAAGTCCTTGATGAAAACAAACTCCCGGCCTTACCGCTTTTCTCCAATTCTGTCGAAAAATACATATCCCAGATTGTGAGCGACGATTTTATCCATAATATTCCTATTGGGCGTCCCCAGCGCTGGGCCTCCATAAAGCTTCTCGAAGATGATGAATTATTCCTTTCGACCATGCCCCCTATCCCTGAAGAAACAGCAAAGACCCTTCAGGAGGCAAGAATCGCCCTGCAGAACCATTATGGCGATGACATCGAGGCGATTATCATCGACCAACGCTACAAGGTTGCCGAAAAGATTTCCGCTGACTGCCAGACAAGGATAGCACAGAAAAAGAAATTCTCCTTTGACACCATTGCCACGAGCAAATGGGGTGCAATCCCGCTTTTCATTGCCATAATGGCAGGTGTTTTCTACCTCTCGATCGGATTGGTCGGGGGAATCACCACCTCTTGGCTGGAATCAGGATTTGACTGGCTCGGCCAGTCGCTGCATACCTTTTTGCACATGATGGGCGTCCTCCCCTTGCTCTCCGGTTTGCTCATCGATGGCATTATCGCAGGAGTGGGGAGCGTGCTGACATTCGTTCCCCAGCTCTTCGTCCTGTTCCTGCTTTTAAGCATCCTTGAAGACTGCGGGTACATGGCCAGGATTGCCTTTATCATGGACAGGCTCATGCGATCCATCGGGCTTTCGGGGAAATCCATCATCCCGATGGTCATCGGTACCGGTTGTTCAGTCCCTGCAATCATGTGTACCAGGACGATAGAACACCAGAAACAGAGGGAACTGACGGTGGTGGTAACCCCTTTCATCCCCTGTGGGGCAAAGATGCCCGTATTCGCTTTGATGATAACCTACTTCTTCCCGGGAAGATGGTATATCGCCCCGCTTGTATATTTCGTGGGAATCCTGGCAGTTATCATCACCGGTTTGCTTAGCCAAGCCCTGGACAAACACAAGGAAAAAAATGCTTTTATACTCGAACTGCCCCGCTATCAGATACCGACGGCAAAAAACGTATGGTTGCAGACAAAGGAAAGAATCCGTGGATTCATCCTTAAGGCAGGCACGGTCATTCTCCTTTCCTCTGCGATTATCTACTTGTTGCAATCCTATTCCTTTACGTTTCAAAGCGTCGAGGCTGACAGCAGCATGCTAGCACTGATCGGTAAACTGATAGCCCCTTTGTTCATCCCCCTAGGCTTTGGATTCTGGCAGGCCAGTGTGGCCTTGCTAACAGGGATTGCAGCCAAAGAATCAATTGTAAGTACCTTGTCGGTGACCATCGGAAGTGCAGGACTCTCTTCGTTCTTTACCCCTGCCTCGGCTCTCTCCTTTATGGTATTCATCCTTCTTTCCTCCCCTTGCATAGCGGCTCTCAGTGCCATGGCAAAGGAGCTGGGAAGCAGAAAGAAGTTCTTTTTTGCCATCCTTTGGCAGACTGGATTCGCCTATCTCGCAGCCCTGCTGTCCTATGGCTTGGGCTCTCTGATACTGTGA
- a CDS encoding alpha/beta hydrolase: MKIIQTAVGKNQVPLTGYLQSFTQDGGIRNIRPSIVICPGGAYRFRSERERDPVALYFLSLGYNVFILDYSVRDEASNLNPLIEASDAIIKIREHSVPWMCDPYHIAIMGFSAGGHVAASLAILHDHPRLKAVFDTKDGLNRPDAAVLCYPVISTGEFCHQESADWVSGKLEADRALFCLENQVSSTTVPSFIWHTVTDASVPVENSLQLASALQRQNVPFELHLFSEGVHGLSMCNQEVGTPNTACQQWVGLCTTWLNNRFDFTL, translated from the coding sequence ATGAAAATCATACAGACGGCAGTAGGAAAAAATCAGGTTCCCTTGACAGGATATCTTCAATCGTTCACCCAGGACGGAGGAATTCGCAATATTCGTCCTTCGATAGTCATTTGCCCAGGCGGAGCCTATCGGTTCAGAAGCGAACGGGAACGTGATCCCGTTGCCTTATATTTTCTATCTCTGGGATATAATGTGTTCATTCTCGATTATTCTGTGCGAGACGAGGCTTCCAACCTCAATCCTTTGATTGAGGCAAGCGATGCAATCATCAAGATACGGGAGCATTCGGTTCCTTGGATGTGTGATCCCTATCATATTGCCATCATGGGATTCAGTGCAGGGGGTCATGTTGCAGCCTCTTTGGCTATTTTGCATGACCACCCTCGTTTGAAAGCGGTTTTTGATACAAAGGACGGATTGAACCGACCCGATGCCGCTGTGCTTTGCTACCCGGTAATTTCTACCGGTGAGTTTTGTCATCAGGAAAGTGCGGACTGGGTGAGTGGAAAACTTGAAGCCGACCGAGCGTTGTTTTGCCTGGAGAACCAGGTGTCGTCAACCACTGTTCCTTCTTTTATCTGGCATACGGTCACCGATGCCTCTGTGCCGGTAGAAAACAGTCTTCAGCTTGCCTCGGCCTTGCAGCGCCAAAATGTCCCTTTTGAGCTACACTTGTTCAGTGAAGGAGTCCATGGCCTTTCAATGTGCAACCAAGAGGTAGGGACACCCAACACAGCCTGTCAGCAATGGGTGGGGCTTTGTACCACTTGGTTGAACAACCGGTTTGATTTTACCTTATAA
- a CDS encoding amino acid ABC transporter substrate-binding protein, with protein MKKTTIILAAMLLVASSLFAAGAKEQAGDNSLQKALDKGKLVVGLDDSFPPMGFRNEANEIVGFDVDLAKEVCSRLGIEAVFQPIDWNAKEQELNTGNIDCIWNGFTITEDRLANMTFTSPYVSNAQVVVVKGDSPYTTLASLAGKKLGYQAGSSAAEAVDGSPEFKKSLKQIVEFKENLTGLMDLEIGGIDALVIDLLVANDNINRSGKDFKILSETLSSEDYGIGFRKGEQKLADGVWAELVAMDKDGTLAKIATQWFGADITVVGK; from the coding sequence ATGAAAAAAACAACGATCATTCTTGCAGCAATGCTTCTGGTGGCTTCTTCCCTCTTTGCCGCCGGTGCAAAGGAACAGGCTGGGGATAATTCCCTTCAGAAAGCTCTCGATAAAGGTAAACTGGTCGTCGGGCTTGACGATTCCTTCCCTCCCATGGGTTTCCGCAACGAAGCCAATGAAATCGTAGGATTTGACGTAGACCTTGCAAAAGAAGTCTGCAGCCGCCTGGGAATCGAAGCAGTTTTCCAACCTATCGATTGGAATGCCAAGGAACAGGAACTGAATACCGGAAACATTGACTGTATCTGGAACGGTTTCACCATCACCGAGGACCGTCTTGCCAATATGACGTTCACAAGTCCCTATGTCAGCAATGCCCAGGTTGTTGTTGTCAAAGGCGATTCCCCTTACACCACACTAGCCTCCCTTGCAGGCAAAAAACTTGGCTACCAGGCAGGTTCCTCAGCTGCCGAGGCTGTTGACGGAAGCCCAGAATTCAAGAAATCCCTGAAGCAGATTGTCGAGTTCAAAGAGAACCTTACCGGTCTCATGGATTTGGAAATCGGCGGGATCGACGCTTTGGTCATCGACTTGCTTGTTGCAAATGATAACATCAACCGCAGCGGAAAGGATTTCAAGATCCTGAGCGAAACCCTTAGCTCCGAGGACTATGGAATTGGGTTCCGCAAGGGCGAGCAGAAACTTGCCGATGGCGTCTGGGCTGAGCTCGTTGCCATGGACAAAGACGGTACCCTTGCAAAGATCGCAACCCAATGGTTCGGTGCCGATATCACTGTTGTCGGAAAATAA
- a CDS encoding metal-dependent transcriptional regulator yields MQKSGEDYLEAILAIGQEKTKVRTTDVALRLGVSKPSVNRAMKVLGADGYVTQQAYGDIELTEKGRLKASQVYFRHKTLTSFLHDILGVDPIVAEQDACLIEHDISSETMEKLASFMRTGHKLQS; encoded by the coding sequence ATGCAGAAATCCGGGGAAGATTACCTAGAGGCGATATTGGCAATTGGCCAGGAAAAAACAAAAGTCAGAACGACAGATGTCGCTCTTCGCCTAGGTGTGTCCAAGCCAAGTGTAAATCGGGCGATGAAAGTTCTCGGCGCCGATGGGTATGTGACCCAACAGGCCTACGGTGATATCGAGCTGACCGAAAAGGGTAGGCTGAAGGCTTCACAGGTCTATTTCCGACACAAGACCCTGACCAGTTTTCTCCACGATATATTGGGGGTGGACCCCATAGTTGCAGAACAGGATGCCTGTTTAATCGAACATGATATATCGAGCGAGACAATGGAAAAACTTGCTTCTTTTATGCGTACAGGGCATAAACTCCAGTCTTGA
- a CDS encoding N-acyl-D-amino-acid deacylase family protein produces MAFDVYFQNATIIDGTGSEPYQGDVAVKNDKIERIFNNGGEPSGKVIDATGLVLCPGFIDIHAHSELEVLRNPSMEAKIGQGITTEVSGNCGIGVFPAKPNDEVLYAYTRDVLGHYAPFGWKDFDSYCAELGKKGSGTNMAFLQSHSALRCRSIEGNPNRSANSVEVQTMCRLLEESYEQGCLGFSSGLYYAPCLFASRGELLALLEVTQKYDRLFAVHMRCEGDDVLSALEEVIDLAKYTKVRLEVSHLKAIGRENQHLVDQMLTLIEDARLSGLDVLFDQYPYEYGSTSLFSLLPPQYLRLDRHDLQKLLDSPREREAIKAMMRDPVGWDSLYELCGWDNITAITIDSNPQYEGMTLADIASERQQGPFDAFFDLLKEEKGSAVMTDITQSQESLKRIMTHPLMCFGTDALYGGTKCHPRSFQAAVHFLDRYWRQKHVMALEQMIHKMTGETASRLGFYDRGRIAFGLKADLVLFDPNTIRDNSTATTPKAKPDGLHLVMVNGKIALYEGNPTGICAGSLLKA; encoded by the coding sequence ATGGCCTTTGATGTGTATTTTCAGAATGCCACGATTATCGATGGAACAGGAAGCGAACCCTATCAGGGTGACGTGGCAGTCAAGAATGATAAAATAGAAAGAATATTCAATAACGGAGGGGAACCCTCTGGTAAGGTAATCGATGCAACAGGCCTCGTGCTCTGCCCTGGGTTTATCGATATTCATGCCCATAGTGAACTGGAAGTGTTGAGAAACCCTTCGATGGAAGCAAAGATCGGGCAGGGTATTACCACTGAGGTTTCAGGAAACTGTGGGATCGGGGTGTTCCCTGCAAAGCCTAACGATGAGGTGCTCTACGCCTATACCCGTGATGTCCTTGGTCATTACGCTCCCTTTGGATGGAAAGATTTCGACAGCTATTGTGCAGAGCTTGGTAAAAAGGGCAGCGGGACGAACATGGCGTTTTTGCAATCCCATAGCGCATTGAGGTGCCGTTCTATTGAGGGAAACCCCAATCGGAGTGCAAATTCAGTGGAAGTGCAGACCATGTGCCGACTGCTAGAAGAGAGTTATGAACAGGGATGTCTCGGTTTTTCCAGCGGGCTCTATTATGCTCCGTGCCTGTTTGCCAGCAGGGGCGAGCTTTTAGCCTTGCTTGAGGTGACGCAGAAATACGACCGGTTGTTTGCCGTCCATATGCGATGTGAGGGCGACGATGTACTCTCAGCCCTGGAGGAAGTGATCGACCTTGCCAAATACACGAAAGTCCGACTCGAAGTAAGTCATCTCAAGGCAATTGGGAGAGAGAACCAGCACCTTGTCGATCAGATGCTCACGCTCATCGAAGATGCCAGACTCAGTGGCCTTGACGTATTATTTGACCAATATCCGTATGAATATGGTTCAACCAGTCTGTTTAGTTTGTTGCCACCACAGTATTTGCGGTTGGACAGGCACGATTTGCAGAAACTTCTGGACAGTCCCCGGGAACGGGAAGCCATAAAAGCCATGATGAGAGACCCGGTCGGTTGGGATAGCCTCTATGAGCTCTGTGGCTGGGACAATATCACAGCCATTACCATTGACAGCAATCCGCAATATGAAGGCATGACCCTCGCTGATATTGCAAGCGAGCGGCAACAAGGACCTTTTGATGCGTTTTTCGATTTGCTCAAAGAAGAAAAAGGCTCGGCTGTCATGACTGATATCACCCAAAGCCAGGAATCACTGAAGCGAATCATGACCCATCCCTTGATGTGTTTCGGTACCGATGCACTCTACGGGGGAACAAAGTGCCATCCCAGGTCCTTCCAGGCTGCCGTACATTTCCTCGATCGCTATTGGAGGCAGAAACACGTGATGGCGTTGGAACAGATGATCCACAAAATGACCGGGGAGACTGCCTCGCGGCTGGGCTTTTATGATAGGGGACGGATAGCATTTGGGCTCAAGGCTGACCTGGTTTTGTTCGATCCGAATACCATACGGGATAATTCCACGGCAACGACACCAAAAGCAAAACCAGATGGCTTGCATCTGGTAATGGTGAATGGAAAAATTGCGCTGTATGAGGGTAATCCCACAGGTATTTGCGCAGGGTCTTTGCTCAAGGCTTAG
- a CDS encoding amino acid ABC transporter ATP-binding protein produces the protein MDIISVENLEKSFDGLGVLKGISFTLQKGEVLSIIGPSGSGKSTMLRCINQLEPIDGGSISVCGDTMVTTDAQGKVVYANKEILKAVRLHCGMVFQNFNLFPHMNVLHNITEAQIFVLKKTKEEAEANARLLLKKMGLEDKENAYPCQLSGGQQQRVSIARALALKPEVLCFDEPTSALDPELTGEILNVIKALAQEKMTMIVVTHEMTFARDISDRVIFMDDGQIVEEGNPNELFNNPQNPRTKKFLNRFE, from the coding sequence ATGGATATTATTTCGGTTGAAAACCTGGAAAAGAGTTTTGACGGACTTGGAGTACTCAAAGGCATTTCCTTCACATTGCAGAAAGGAGAGGTTCTTTCTATAATCGGTCCTTCGGGGAGCGGAAAAAGCACCATGCTACGGTGCATAAACCAACTCGAACCCATAGACGGTGGTTCGATTTCTGTCTGCGGGGACACGATGGTAACTACCGACGCACAGGGTAAGGTAGTATATGCAAACAAAGAGATTCTCAAAGCAGTGAGACTCCATTGCGGGATGGTTTTCCAGAATTTCAACCTGTTTCCCCATATGAATGTCCTGCATAACATTACCGAAGCACAGATTTTTGTTTTGAAAAAGACAAAGGAAGAAGCAGAGGCAAATGCCAGGCTCCTTTTGAAAAAAATGGGTCTTGAAGATAAGGAAAACGCCTATCCCTGCCAACTTTCAGGGGGCCAGCAACAGAGAGTGTCCATTGCCAGGGCCCTCGCCCTCAAGCCGGAAGTGCTCTGTTTCGATGAACCCACCAGTGCACTAGACCCGGAACTGACAGGGGAAATCCTCAATGTCATCAAAGCCCTTGCCCAGGAAAAAATGACCATGATCGTAGTAACCCACGAAATGACCTTTGCCCGGGATATCTCAGACAGGGTCATTTTCATGGATGACGGACAGATAGTCGAGGAAGGAAATCCCAATGAGTTGTTCAACAACCCCCAGAACCCAAGGACCAAGAAATTCCTGAATCGTTTCGAGTAG
- a CDS encoding NAD(P)/FAD-dependent oxidoreductase, with amino-acid sequence MDQYDVIIVGSGPAGMGAAFTIAAQKPNIKILILDREKFSTGGMRNDCKMNFTFPIGFPVEYWTEGVANRYLEQVVDFLKPDFLNQTNIETYQKRAERLGCSLLQIRQTHLGTDGGLALIKKLLAQLADLGVDLALGEAMEQVNPAEKSITTEKREIGYKALLVAPGRKGFHFLQDVMSTLSVPFVDNIVDIGIRLETRIEHYPIVKDYYDPKFYFPEKVRTFCTNSGNAHVVKERYATSRGDQWLSVNGHAFAPDFRHDNGLVNFAILKTVRFTAPLASGQAFAENLGLQASLMGGGKPLMQRVGDFRLGSRSREESFSKDLYDFEPSLRDCCPGDISLAMPAKILRAIWKAMKNLDTIVPGVLHPSTIMYYPEIKLYANKPTYLDEHFKVHEAVWFAGDGAGTSRGITGAWASGIRAAEGILETL; translated from the coding sequence ATGGATCAGTACGATGTCATTATCGTGGGGAGCGGACCTGCAGGGATGGGAGCAGCCTTCACGATTGCTGCACAGAAACCAAACATAAAAATATTGATATTGGATCGGGAAAAATTCTCTACCGGTGGAATGCGTAATGACTGCAAGATGAATTTCACCTTTCCTATTGGCTTTCCTGTCGAGTATTGGACAGAAGGGGTTGCAAACAGATATCTCGAACAGGTAGTGGATTTTCTGAAGCCTGACTTTCTCAACCAGACAAATATCGAAACCTATCAGAAACGAGCAGAGCGCCTCGGGTGCAGCCTGCTTCAGATTCGCCAGACCCATCTAGGCACCGACGGTGGTTTGGCCTTGATCAAGAAATTGCTTGCCCAGCTGGCCGACCTTGGTGTTGACCTTGCCCTCGGAGAAGCAATGGAGCAAGTCAACCCTGCAGAAAAATCCATCACTACCGAAAAACGGGAAATCGGGTACAAAGCCCTTCTCGTAGCCCCAGGTAGAAAAGGATTCCACTTCCTGCAGGATGTAATGTCGACCCTTTCGGTCCCCTTTGTAGACAATATCGTCGATATCGGGATTCGTTTGGAAACAAGAATCGAACACTATCCCATTGTCAAAGACTATTATGACCCAAAATTCTATTTTCCTGAAAAAGTCAGGACTTTCTGCACCAATAGCGGTAATGCCCACGTGGTGAAAGAACGCTATGCAACAAGCAGGGGGGACCAGTGGCTCTCTGTCAACGGACATGCCTTTGCCCCAGATTTCAGGCATGACAATGGCCTGGTAAATTTCGCTATTCTCAAAACGGTACGGTTTACGGCCCCACTTGCCAGCGGGCAGGCGTTTGCAGAGAATCTCGGACTGCAAGCCTCTTTGATGGGTGGGGGGAAACCGCTTATGCAACGGGTCGGCGATTTCCGCCTTGGCTCACGAAGCAGAGAAGAAAGCTTCAGCAAGGATCTCTATGATTTCGAACCTTCCCTGCGTGACTGCTGCCCTGGCGACATATCTTTGGCAATGCCGGCAAAAATTCTCAGGGCAATCTGGAAAGCCATGAAGAACCTCGATACCATCGTGCCGGGAGTCCTGCATCCTTCCACTATCATGTACTACCCTGAGATCAAGCTATATGCCAACAAACCGACCTATCTTGACGAACACTTCAAGGTTCACGAAGCGGTATGGTTCGCAGGCGACGGGGCGGGGACCAGCCGCGGCATAACCGGGGCCTGGGCCAGCGGGATCCGTGCGGCCGAAGGGATACTCGAAACCTTATAA